A genomic stretch from Mycobacterium cookii includes:
- a CDS encoding condensation domain-containing protein — translation MRIGKITVGSLDEWTLAPGSVISWHPTAAAIERVRHAPVSSVPVSYMQGQHLRNYTERTAAGLNFSRQIIGSCDAAGHCDIAAMDQALNAYLRRHDTFRSWFEHAGDGQFIRHSITDPADIEFEPIEHGYMTVEQIHQHVTSIPNPLEWGCFTFGVVQGEEHFSFFAAMDHVHGDATLIGTTMLEANGMYSSLSSGGGVMQLPDPGSFDDFCVREREFASQLTVDSPGVRTWIDFAENNNGGFPEFPLPLGDPSESEKSYMASELLMDPAQTDRFEAACQAAGARFVGGLFACLGLVEHEFTGAMTYYGLTPRDSRTAADNFMTQGWFTGLIPITVPIAASSFTEAAGAAQTAFDSGLDMARVPYYRVLELAPWLKWPEPNFPVSNFFHGGAAPLNAILAAGELGLADNIGIYPDGRFSYQLTIYIFRYGEGTVMAIMYPDNPVALKSVTRYMEAMKSVCVRVADSGNWGRVA, via the coding sequence TTGCGCATCGGCAAAATCACGGTGGGCTCACTCGACGAATGGACGCTGGCCCCTGGCTCCGTCATCTCGTGGCACCCGACCGCCGCTGCGATCGAGAGGGTTCGCCACGCACCGGTCAGCTCCGTACCGGTCAGCTATATGCAGGGACAACACCTGCGTAACTACACCGAACGCACCGCCGCCGGGCTGAATTTCTCCCGGCAGATCATCGGCAGCTGCGACGCCGCCGGCCACTGCGACATCGCCGCGATGGATCAGGCCCTCAACGCCTACCTGCGTCGCCACGACACCTTCCGCAGCTGGTTCGAGCACGCCGGCGACGGCCAATTCATCAGGCATTCCATCACCGACCCCGCCGATATCGAGTTCGAGCCGATCGAGCACGGCTACATGACCGTCGAACAAATTCACCAACACGTCACCTCGATCCCGAACCCGCTGGAATGGGGATGTTTCACGTTCGGCGTCGTGCAGGGCGAGGAGCACTTCTCCTTCTTCGCCGCGATGGACCACGTGCACGGTGACGCGACGCTGATCGGCACGACGATGCTCGAGGCCAACGGCATGTATTCGTCGCTGAGCAGCGGCGGTGGGGTCATGCAGCTTCCCGATCCGGGCAGCTTCGACGACTTCTGCGTCCGCGAACGGGAATTCGCCTCGCAATTGACTGTGGATTCGCCGGGAGTCCGAACGTGGATCGATTTCGCCGAAAACAACAACGGCGGTTTTCCCGAATTTCCGCTTCCGCTGGGGGACCCGTCGGAGTCGGAGAAGAGCTACATGGCGTCCGAGTTGCTGATGGATCCGGCGCAGACGGACCGATTCGAAGCGGCCTGCCAGGCGGCCGGCGCACGCTTCGTCGGCGGCCTGTTCGCGTGCCTGGGTCTGGTGGAACACGAGTTCACCGGCGCGATGACCTACTACGGGCTGACTCCCCGGGACTCGCGCACCGCCGCGGACAACTTCATGACGCAGGGCTGGTTCACCGGCCTCATCCCGATCACCGTGCCCATCGCGGCATCCTCGTTCACCGAAGCTGCGGGAGCGGCGCAGACGGCTTTCGATTCCGGCCTCGACATGGCGAGAGTGCCTTATTACCGCGTGTTGGAGTTGGCGCCCTGGCTGAAATGGCCGGAGCCGAACTTCCCGGTGTCCAACTTCTTCCATGGCGGAGCAGCGCCGCTCAACGCCATTCTGGCCGCGGGCGAACTGGGTCTGGCGGACAATATCGGCATCTACCCGGACGGCCGGTTCTCCTATCAGCTGACCATCTACATTTTCCGGTACGGCGAGGGCACGGTCATGGCGATCATGTATCCCGACAATCCGGTCGCCCTGAAATCAGTCACCCGCTACATGGAGGCGATGAAGTCCGTGTGCGTGCGGGTTGCCGACAGCGGGAATTGGGGGCGAGTCGCATAG
- a CDS encoding MMPL/RND family transporter produces the protein MRRLAAFVVRWPWVVIGLWLAVAAALPLTFPSLSEMAQKHPLAILPSDAPSNVTARKMTEAFHESGSEDLLLVVLTDDKGLGHDDEAVYGKLVDALRKDTKNVVMLQDFIATPPLRSVVTSKDDKAWVLPVGVAGELGTPRSYEAFNQISDVITHTVAGTSLRANITGPAATVADLTVAGENDRLPIELAIGVLVLIVLLVVYRSVITMLLPLMTIGLSLVIAQSLVAAFSQITGTGVSNQSNVFLSAIMAGAGTDYAVFLISRYHDYLRSGETSDQALKRALISIGKVVAASATTVGITFLLISFARMGVFQTVGIASAIGIGVAFLAAVTLLPAILALAGPRGWVKPRRELTARFWRRSGVRIVRRPRTHLVASLIVLAILASCSAFVRYNYDDRKALSASTPSSVGYTELDRHFPVNQSIPEYILIQSPHDLRNPQALADLEQMADRVSQLPNVAAISGITRPTGNVPEQFRATYQAGAIGSFLQGGSELISDHTSDLNRLSQGSDTLAENLDSVRGQVSQLAASVQELESTFTSTKDQYSGETLVKEVDLGAQLVDHIDKITNDMGWNFTAGKNLFSWLGPVLMSLRANPVCDADESCTNTRDAFEQLVGGRDQEDLDAINDLAHQMQEYPDKNKLKASSDRLRAAVTKLSDVMRSLGMDQAGGLQSNLNNLQSGADQFAGGSRQVADAVNQLVDQVKQLGAGLSESATFLLSLKHDASQPTMAGFNIPAQLLHLDEFKKAASIFMSPDGHSVRYLVQTRLNPFSTDAMDQVNTIMATAKGAQPNTTLSDAKISMAGFTVGLKDTRDYYNHDIRFIIAITLLVVLLTLMVLLRAIVAPLYLVASVVISYLSAVGIGVVFFQFILGQHLHWSVPPLAFVVLVAVGADYNMLLVSRMRDESPRSIRYGIVRTLSSTGGVITAAGVIFAASMAGLLFSSIGTVVQGGVVIGVGILLDTFLVRTITVPAFAALIGRANWWPSRAARVRAPE, from the coding sequence ATGCGACGGCTAGCCGCTTTCGTGGTGCGGTGGCCTTGGGTTGTGATTGGGCTGTGGCTTGCGGTCGCGGCCGCTCTACCACTGACTTTCCCGTCGCTGAGCGAGATGGCACAGAAGCATCCGCTGGCGATCCTGCCCAGCGACGCGCCGTCGAACGTCACCGCGCGCAAGATGACCGAGGCTTTCCACGAATCAGGTTCAGAGGACCTGCTGCTGGTGGTTCTGACCGACGACAAGGGTCTCGGTCACGACGACGAGGCCGTGTACGGCAAATTGGTCGACGCGCTGCGCAAAGACACCAAGAACGTGGTGATGCTGCAGGACTTCATCGCCACGCCGCCACTGCGCTCCGTCGTGACCAGCAAAGACGACAAAGCCTGGGTGCTGCCCGTCGGCGTGGCAGGTGAATTGGGGACGCCGCGATCCTACGAAGCGTTCAACCAGATCAGTGACGTCATCACCCATACCGTGGCCGGCACGTCGCTGCGGGCGAACATCACCGGGCCGGCGGCAACGGTCGCCGACCTGACCGTCGCTGGCGAGAACGATCGCCTTCCGATCGAGCTGGCGATCGGCGTGCTGGTGCTCATCGTCTTACTGGTGGTGTATCGCAGCGTGATCACCATGCTGCTGCCGCTGATGACGATCGGCCTGTCCCTGGTGATCGCGCAGTCGCTGGTGGCCGCCTTCTCGCAAATCACCGGCACCGGCGTCTCGAACCAGTCGAACGTCTTCTTGAGTGCGATCATGGCCGGCGCCGGCACAGACTATGCGGTCTTCCTGATCAGCCGCTATCACGACTATCTGCGATCCGGCGAAACGTCCGACCAGGCCCTTAAGAGAGCACTGATCTCGATCGGAAAGGTCGTCGCCGCCTCCGCCACTACGGTCGGCATCACCTTCCTGCTGATCAGCTTCGCCCGCATGGGCGTGTTCCAGACCGTCGGCATCGCGTCGGCGATCGGGATCGGCGTCGCTTTCCTGGCCGCGGTGACGCTGCTACCGGCAATCCTGGCGCTCGCGGGCCCTCGCGGCTGGGTCAAGCCACGGCGCGAATTGACCGCCCGATTCTGGCGGCGTTCGGGCGTCCGCATCGTGCGTCGTCCCAGGACCCACCTGGTTGCCAGCCTGATCGTGCTGGCCATCCTGGCCAGCTGCTCGGCCTTCGTGCGCTACAACTACGACGATCGCAAGGCCCTTTCAGCGTCCACTCCCAGTTCGGTCGGCTACACCGAACTCGATCGCCATTTCCCGGTGAACCAGTCCATCCCGGAGTACATCCTCATCCAGTCGCCACACGACCTGCGCAACCCGCAGGCGCTGGCCGACCTGGAGCAGATGGCCGACCGCGTCAGCCAGCTGCCGAACGTCGCGGCGATCAGCGGCATCACCCGGCCGACCGGAAACGTGCCGGAGCAATTCCGGGCCACCTACCAGGCGGGCGCCATCGGATCGTTCCTGCAGGGCGGCTCGGAGCTGATCAGCGACCACACCAGCGACCTCAATCGGCTGTCCCAGGGCAGCGACACGCTGGCCGAGAATCTCGACAGCGTGCGCGGTCAGGTCAGCCAGCTCGCCGCCAGCGTGCAGGAACTGGAGAGCACGTTCACCTCGACAAAGGACCAGTACAGCGGCGAGACGCTGGTCAAAGAAGTCGACCTTGGCGCGCAACTGGTCGACCACATCGACAAGATCACCAACGACATGGGCTGGAACTTCACCGCCGGCAAGAACCTGTTCTCCTGGCTGGGCCCGGTGCTGATGTCCCTGCGCGCTAACCCCGTGTGCGACGCCGACGAATCCTGCACCAACACCCGTGACGCGTTCGAGCAGCTTGTGGGTGGGCGCGATCAAGAGGATCTGGACGCGATCAACGATCTGGCGCACCAGATGCAGGAGTATCCAGACAAGAACAAGCTGAAAGCGTCGTCGGACCGCCTACGTGCGGCGGTCACCAAGCTGAGCGACGTCATGCGTTCCCTCGGCATGGACCAGGCCGGTGGGCTGCAGTCGAACCTGAACAACCTGCAGAGCGGCGCAGACCAGTTCGCCGGTGGCAGCCGGCAGGTGGCCGACGCGGTCAATCAACTCGTCGATCAGGTCAAGCAGCTGGGAGCCGGACTGAGCGAATCGGCAACGTTCCTGTTGTCGCTGAAGCACGACGCGTCCCAGCCGACGATGGCCGGGTTCAACATCCCGGCACAGTTGCTGCACCTGGACGAATTCAAGAAGGCCGCGAGCATCTTCATGTCGCCGGACGGCCACTCGGTGCGCTACCTCGTCCAGACCAGGCTCAACCCGTTCAGCACCGACGCGATGGATCAGGTCAACACGATCATGGCGACGGCCAAAGGGGCCCAGCCGAATACCACCTTGTCGGACGCCAAGATCTCGATGGCGGGATTCACCGTGGGCCTCAAAGACACCCGCGACTACTACAACCACGACATCCGGTTCATCATCGCGATCACGCTGCTGGTGGTCCTGCTGACCCTGATGGTGCTGCTGCGCGCGATTGTCGCCCCGCTGTACCTGGTTGCCTCGGTGGTGATCTCGTATTTGTCGGCGGTCGGCATCGGCGTGGTGTTCTTCCAGTTCATCCTCGGCCAGCATCTGCATTGGAGCGTGCCGCCGCTGGCGTTCGTGGTGCTGGTCGCGGTGGGAGCCGACTACAACATGCTGCTGGTGTCGCGAATGCGCGACGAGTCTCCGCGCAGCATTCGCTACGGGATCGTTCGCACGCTGAGCTCGACGGGTGGCGTGATCACCGCGGCGGGCGTCATCTTCGCGGCCTCGATGGCCGGTTTGCTGTTCTCCAGCATCGGCACCGTCGTGCAGGGTGGGGTCGTCATCGGCGTCGGAATCCTGCTCGACACCTTCCTGGTTCGCACCATCACGGTGCCCGCGTTCGCGGCGCTGATCGGGCGGGCGAACTGGTGGCCCTCACGGGCGGCAAGGGTTCGCGCGCCCGAATGA
- a CDS encoding PE-PPE domain-containing protein — MKKLLAGVSALVTISATGCFGAGTATADNGPITGPPTPGAPGDQTAYALGGAHVLGVPYDQYIKMEGADWFPGQQRQIVRYPAGQVQGHVLANLFPGLKGEIDKFDQQFPGVGLDGPSVGWSVDVGVDNLDQAIRTTGRPGTAIGLSEGGFVVDGEQARLATAPDAPPPDKLNFATFGDPIGHHAFGQSFLTAVFPVGSTVPALDYVMPPPYESQYETDRFVAAYDSIADFPDRPDNLFAFANTLMGLATGHTAVAFTNASMVPPQNIRTTINSRGAKDVTIMVPQKHLPLVMPLKYIGIPEDTLNKLDAILIPRVNAGYSRNDDPATAPVQVDPVNGFDPAEVTAPANQATFGGGADPFSQIIAGATSVLSHGASQAGA; from the coding sequence ATGAAGAAACTACTCGCAGGAGTCAGTGCGCTGGTAACCATCAGCGCCACAGGGTGTTTCGGCGCCGGTACCGCGACGGCCGACAACGGGCCCATCACCGGGCCGCCGACTCCGGGCGCGCCGGGCGACCAGACCGCCTACGCCCTGGGTGGCGCGCACGTGCTCGGTGTTCCCTATGACCAGTACATCAAGATGGAGGGCGCGGACTGGTTCCCCGGCCAGCAACGCCAGATCGTTCGGTACCCCGCCGGACAGGTGCAGGGACATGTGCTCGCCAACCTCTTCCCGGGCCTCAAGGGCGAGATCGACAAGTTCGACCAGCAGTTCCCCGGAGTCGGCCTGGACGGTCCCAGCGTCGGCTGGTCGGTCGACGTGGGCGTCGACAACCTGGACCAGGCAATCCGCACCACCGGTCGTCCCGGCACGGCGATCGGCCTGTCTGAGGGCGGGTTCGTCGTCGACGGCGAGCAGGCTCGGCTGGCGACCGCCCCGGACGCTCCCCCGCCGGACAAACTGAACTTCGCCACCTTCGGCGACCCGATCGGGCATCACGCCTTCGGTCAGAGCTTCCTGACCGCGGTGTTCCCGGTCGGCAGCACCGTGCCCGCGCTGGACTATGTCATGCCGCCGCCGTACGAGAGCCAGTACGAGACCGACAGGTTCGTGGCCGCCTACGACTCGATCGCGGACTTCCCCGACCGTCCGGACAACTTGTTCGCCTTCGCCAACACGCTGATGGGCCTGGCCACCGGGCACACCGCGGTGGCGTTCACGAATGCGAGCATGGTGCCGCCGCAGAACATCAGGACCACGATCAACTCCAGGGGCGCGAAAGACGTCACGATCATGGTCCCGCAAAAGCACCTGCCGCTGGTCATGCCGCTGAAGTACATCGGGATCCCCGAGGACACGCTCAACAAACTCGACGCGATCCTGATCCCCCGGGTCAACGCGGGCTATTCCCGCAACGATGACCCGGCGACCGCTCCGGTTCAGGTGGACCCGGTGAACGGTTTCGACCCTGCCGAAGTCACTGCGCCGGCCAACCAGGCGACATTCGGCGGTGGCGCGGACCCGTTCTCTCAGATCATCGCGGGAGCCACGTCCGTGCTATCACATGGAGCAAGCCAAGCCGGCGCCTGA
- a CDS encoding AMP-binding protein — translation MSQPSILSLLHGRASMRPGDVAFTYTDYEKDWAGVRESLTWSQLYRRTLNVARELSQHGSAGDTAVILAPQGLGYVVAFLGAMQAGLIAVPLPLPHRGSHHERVSSVVADTTPSVVLTTSAVSDDVGDYVDQSRMDTAPKLVEIDTLDLDVDGGANVKSSDSPSVSYLQYSSGSTRLPTGVMISHRNVQVNFEQLMRSFFADSNVKFATDTTIVSWLPLYHDMGLVLGICAPILSGQRVELSSPVAFLERPARWVRSLAQHSQAWSAAPNFAFDLAARKTTDSDLAGLDLGGVLGIINGAERVEPATMERFADRFAHFNFRDSMLRPSYGLAEATVFVATGVWREATPAIHFDVDELAAGRVKRTAPGAGTALVQYKVPQSPLVRIVDEDTHRECPSDVVGEIWVHGGNVADGYWRRPAEEQRCFKATLLDPSAGTPDGPWLRTGDLGFISGNELFIVGRIKDLVIIRGRNHYPEDIEATVQEITRGRVAAISVPLNSTEQLVTVVEIKKRGDSDDEDAKYRLSELKSDVTSAISNSHGLNVGDLVLVAPGSIPTTTSGKVRRAACVDLYRQDQFARLDA, via the coding sequence ATGTCTCAACCATCCATTCTCAGCCTGTTGCACGGGCGTGCCAGCATGCGGCCCGGCGATGTGGCATTCACGTACACCGACTACGAGAAGGATTGGGCGGGCGTTCGGGAGAGCCTCACGTGGTCACAGCTGTACCGTCGAACGCTCAACGTGGCACGCGAACTCAGCCAGCACGGTTCAGCCGGTGACACCGCGGTGATCCTTGCTCCGCAAGGTCTCGGGTACGTCGTTGCGTTCCTGGGCGCCATGCAGGCCGGGCTCATCGCGGTTCCGCTCCCCTTGCCGCACCGCGGCTCGCATCACGAGCGGGTGAGTTCGGTCGTTGCCGACACGACGCCCTCCGTCGTTCTCACGACGTCCGCTGTCTCCGATGACGTCGGCGATTATGTTGATCAATCACGGATGGACACCGCGCCGAAACTGGTGGAGATCGACACGTTGGATCTCGATGTCGACGGCGGGGCAAACGTCAAAAGCTCAGATTCGCCTTCGGTTTCGTACCTGCAGTACAGCTCGGGTTCGACCCGATTGCCCACCGGGGTGATGATCTCGCACCGCAATGTTCAGGTGAATTTCGAGCAGCTGATGCGCAGCTTCTTCGCGGACTCCAACGTGAAATTCGCAACCGATACCACGATCGTGTCGTGGTTACCCCTGTACCACGACATGGGATTGGTGCTGGGAATCTGCGCACCGATCTTGAGCGGCCAGCGGGTCGAGCTGAGTAGTCCGGTGGCGTTTCTGGAAAGACCTGCCCGGTGGGTGCGATCGCTGGCCCAGCACTCTCAGGCGTGGTCGGCGGCGCCGAACTTCGCCTTCGACCTGGCAGCCCGCAAGACAACCGACAGTGACCTTGCCGGCCTCGACCTCGGCGGCGTGTTGGGCATCATCAACGGGGCCGAGCGTGTGGAGCCGGCGACAATGGAACGATTCGCGGATCGGTTCGCGCACTTCAACTTCCGGGACTCGATGCTGCGTCCCTCGTACGGCCTGGCTGAGGCGACCGTCTTCGTGGCCACCGGAGTCTGGCGTGAAGCCACGCCGGCGATCCACTTCGACGTCGACGAGCTGGCCGCTGGCCGCGTCAAGCGGACTGCGCCTGGCGCCGGAACGGCGCTGGTTCAGTACAAAGTGCCGCAGTCACCTTTGGTGCGCATCGTCGACGAGGACACCCACCGCGAATGCCCGTCTGACGTGGTCGGCGAGATCTGGGTGCATGGCGGCAATGTCGCCGACGGCTACTGGCGCAGGCCCGCGGAAGAGCAGCGTTGCTTCAAGGCAACGCTGCTCGACCCCTCGGCGGGCACGCCAGACGGCCCGTGGTTGAGAACCGGCGACCTGGGTTTCATCTCCGGGAACGAATTGTTCATCGTCGGCCGCATCAAGGACCTGGTGATCATCCGCGGTCGTAACCACTACCCCGAGGACATCGAGGCCACCGTCCAGGAGATCACGCGCGGGCGGGTCGCGGCGATATCTGTTCCGCTGAACAGTACCGAGCAGCTGGTCACCGTCGTCGAGATCAAGAAGCGCGGCGACTCCGACGACGAGGATGCGAAGTACCGGCTCAGCGAGCTCAAAAGCGATGTCACATCGGCGATCTCGAATTCACACGGGCTGAACGTCGGGGACCTCGTCCTGGTGGCACCCGGATCGATCCCCACCACGACAAGCGGCAAGGTCCGCCGCGCCGCGTGCGTCGATTTGTACCGCCAGGACCAGTTCGCCAGATTGGACGCCTGA
- a CDS encoding GAP family protein, producing the protein MILTVLLMALAVSFEPFRVGMTVLMLSRPKPAMQLLAFLLGGFAMGTTVGLVVLFIFRRILLGSTYFTLPRVQVLIGLLFLAVAVIVAANVPRRLGVRSARFTTPAQRLMRGDSLSVAGIAGLSIALPSVDYLAALAVILASGATAPTQVAALLMFNVVAFALVEIPLLAYLLAPKQTAASMTALHNWIRSRRRHEVAILLAAIGVAFLTIGAVGLLR; encoded by the coding sequence ATGATCCTCACGGTCCTGCTGATGGCGCTTGCCGTAAGTTTCGAGCCGTTTCGTGTCGGTATGACCGTGCTGATGCTGAGCAGGCCGAAACCCGCGATGCAGTTGCTGGCGTTCCTGCTGGGTGGCTTCGCGATGGGAACGACCGTGGGTCTCGTTGTGCTGTTTATCTTTCGGCGCATCCTGCTCGGGTCCACGTACTTCACGTTGCCGCGGGTGCAGGTTCTGATCGGGCTGTTGTTCCTGGCGGTCGCGGTGATCGTGGCCGCAAACGTGCCGCGTCGACTCGGCGTCCGGTCGGCCAGATTCACCACACCGGCTCAACGCCTGATGCGCGGAGATTCGTTGTCGGTCGCGGGAATAGCCGGTCTCAGCATCGCTTTACCGTCGGTTGACTACCTCGCCGCATTGGCCGTCATCCTGGCCTCCGGCGCAACCGCCCCTACCCAAGTTGCGGCGCTGTTGATGTTCAACGTCGTGGCCTTCGCGCTCGTCGAAATCCCGCTACTGGCTTACTTGCTGGCTCCCAAGCAGACTGCGGCGTCGATGACGGCACTGCACAACTGGATTCGATCGCGACGCCGACACGAAGTAGCCATCCTGCTGGCCGCGATCGGCGTTGCATTCCTCACCATTGGCGCGGTCGGGCTGCTGCGCTGA
- a CDS encoding ParB N-terminal domain-containing protein, producing the protein MRDWVRRGDESPVEKVPLGSIRDSHSPRKAKLNEYHAGVLAQSPLPLPPIVIHRSSMRVIDGVHRLRATGLRGEDTIAATFFDGSDAEAFALAVHLNVTHGLPLTLSERKAAAQKIVEQHPHWSDRSIGLIAGVSNKTVGKLRGCATGEVAQLGPRLGRDGRARPVNPLAGRRRAAEFLSSNPRASLREIARSAGVSVTTARDVRRRIDDGESPLPDALVKSSRRRENPPVGFGEITAAETTMPPVVRGPDLLQRLRNDPSVRSSERGRTLLRLLSTVVVAISACNEFAEAVPNHCSGTIAEIARKNARAWQDIADKFDTA; encoded by the coding sequence GTGCGGGACTGGGTCCGACGCGGCGACGAGTCGCCGGTCGAGAAGGTTCCACTGGGGTCGATTCGCGACTCGCACAGCCCGAGAAAGGCCAAGCTCAACGAATACCACGCCGGTGTGCTGGCGCAGTCGCCGTTGCCCCTGCCTCCGATCGTGATTCATCGATCTTCAATGCGGGTGATCGACGGAGTGCATCGACTCCGCGCGACCGGATTACGCGGCGAAGACACCATCGCTGCTACATTCTTCGACGGCAGCGACGCGGAGGCCTTCGCGCTTGCGGTGCATCTCAACGTCACTCATGGTTTGCCGCTTACTCTTTCGGAGCGCAAAGCGGCTGCCCAGAAAATCGTCGAACAGCACCCGCATTGGTCGGATCGGTCGATCGGACTGATCGCGGGGGTGTCGAACAAAACAGTCGGAAAACTGCGGGGGTGTGCAACTGGGGAAGTTGCCCAGTTGGGCCCCCGGCTCGGGCGAGACGGCAGGGCCCGGCCGGTGAATCCGTTGGCCGGGCGGCGGCGCGCGGCCGAATTTCTGTCCAGCAATCCCCGCGCGTCGCTGCGCGAGATCGCCCGGTCGGCGGGCGTTTCGGTGACAACCGCGCGCGATGTGCGCCGGCGTATCGACGATGGTGAAAGTCCGCTGCCCGACGCTCTCGTCAAATCGTCGCGTCGACGCGAGAACCCGCCGGTCGGCTTCGGCGAGATCACCGCGGCCGAGACGACGATGCCCCCGGTGGTCCGGGGCCCCGATCTGCTGCAGCGACTGAGAAACGATCCGTCGGTCCGCTCGTCCGAGCGGGGCCGCACGCTACTACGGCTGCTGTCCACCGTCGTGGTCGCCATCAGCGCCTGCAACGAATTCGCTGAGGCTGTTCCGAATCACTGCTCGGGCACCATCGCCGAAATCGCGCGCAAGAACGCCCGAGCCTGGCAGGACATCGCCGACAAATTCGACACCGCGTGA